The following nucleotide sequence is from Corticium candelabrum chromosome 19, ooCorCand1.1, whole genome shotgun sequence.
AGTAAATGTCAAAGAGATTGTCGTTCACGGATTGGTCTCTTGTCACATGAGCGTGCCCACAAAAGACGAAAAGACAACTCTCTTAGTGACAAATGACTAACTTAGATGactgtatttatatatacgtATTGGAGAGGAGTCGTGAGCTCGAAAACGAGTagcgaagaagaagaagaagtgtgtgtgtgtgtgtgtgtgtgtgtgtgtgtgtgtctgtgtgtgtctgtgtctgtgtctgtgtctgtgtctttgtctgtgtctgtgtctgtgtctgtgtctgtgtctgtctgtctgtgtgtctgtctgtctgtctgtctgtctgtctgtctgtctgtcaatcatcatttatttcttacaatcacactatcatacatcacagcagaaactactcgactaaagctaaatgctttatagtgttcataggtaagtgtatacatattttctgaggcaaaagagacaactaaaagtacactaatgataaaagaattgagtgctgagtgactcgggaatctgacacccaccacacaacacattcaatttcttctgaatgacccgtgcgttgcacttttgcagctgcactgaaaaacgtttacgccagaagtccacaaattccggtgcgtttggctgaccaacttcgtctgatgagaaagctgctagctttcgcaagaagttcctggcctcttctccccatgcaccgaaatgttcgaataccaaggggatggctttgagaactgaagtcccagggagcttttgttggctgtattttgccgccttcctattctcacgttgtttagcagcgacgcctgttctatcagcagagcttggaaatgcatccgcactccaagggtgggctagagagatgtccaggtcgaggttggaagctgattcagaatcgaacatgacaatgtcaggcCTGTAATCTGAAGTGACATATCTGTTCCTTGGCTCCCGTCGATGGTGGATTTGGAGGCTCCTAAGGCAATCAGACCACACCCCAGCAATTGATTCGTGAGACCAAATAGGGCCTCCACCGGTCTTGCATGTGAGTAGGTGGTATCCGCTGTCATCCAGTGGTGCACTGCAGTTGCATGCCTCTGACCAATGTGACAGAGAGAAGGGCAATCCAAGCCTCACAAGCgacgccaagcgaaaatcgcaGGGTTTGAATGCGAAACCTTGTGATGCAGGGATTGCAtttagccatgctccagctccttttccctGTAGGGAATATAACCTAGAGGCATCTCTAGCCGTAGCAGAGTTATTTAATGAAAGTTGTAGTTGGtctgcaaagaactgatttgAAAGTCTGCTTTGAAGTTTCTTAGGATTTGCCAGatagtcagtctgtctgtctgtgtgtctgtctgtctacaaacgacagtggcataatgtttgactgcaatgttgtaggccaagtccattaatgtgttataatttgcttagttatgaaggactggtagatatttgaaagtttcctgtacatacgtagagttttgatgataataaatgaatctgtctgtctgtctgtctgtctgtctgtctgagaagagaagaagaccaATAAGTATACTGGAGAAATTCTACCAGGAGGGACGTCATCAAAGTGTATACcactagtgtttgagcactttggtagatggggcCTGCAAGCCGATGCCTTCTTACACACActctcaaaacagtgcagcTGTATTGAGGAAGACCCCTTTCGTAGTGCAGAACAATTTAaaactttttggaggaaacggttctctttgattcttcaaagatgcaacgcaaaagtaatcctcaaaaagttgtcaagagtttcagaaacaaagaatgacatggacaagctttttggctttaatgtacagatccaagtccactaatgttttagagcatttcgctgtgaaggactggttcattatagaagtttaggatgtgtaacaagtagaggatctgtaacaataataatctgtctgtctgtctgtctgtcaatggtagtatattttcaaacatgaactatggtacaatagcAATTAAAGGCTAATTACGAgtccatacagatttcaagttctgtctgtctgtatgcgtgtctgtgtgtctgtgtgtctgtgtctgtgtgtgtgtgtgtgtgtgtgtgtgtgtgtgtgtgtgtgtctgtctgtctgtctgtctgtctgtctgtctgtctgtctgtctgtctgtctgtctgtctgtctgtctatctgtctgtctgtctgtctgtctgtctgtctgtctagttctTTTGCTTCTTACTTCAAGCCAATTCAACATGGAATTGCAACACCTGGTGGGGCTGAGCTTTTAGTTCATCACCTTTCATTCCTTATGGAGAATAACCCAGGCTTGTCTGTTCTCTGTACCGATGTCAAAAATGCCTTCAATTCAGTATCGAGAGACAGTATTCTAAGTCAGGTCATGAAAGTGTTTCCTGAAATATACCATCACGTAAGGCAAATGTATGACAGTCCGAGTACCTTGATTTATGTCAAGGGGAAAGATATAGTGAAACTACAATCAGAGGAAGGAGTTCACCAGGGTGACCCTCTTGGTCCAGTCCTGTTCTCAATTGCTTTACAACCAATCATTGCCTCAGTTCAAGACCGTCATCAAGATACAACTATGCTGGCGTATTTGGATGACGTATATGTTGTTGGTTTGCCTGAATCTTCCATCTCAGTCTTTGATGATGTAAAAGGCTCCCTCAAAGATGTTGGCCTGACTATACGAGACGAGAAATGCAAGCTGTATTACCCAGATGCGCCAGAGCACTTCGCTACAACAGTTCCTATTACAAGAGTAGGAGTCCATGTGTTGGGGACGCCTATAGGCGCACCTAGTTACATCCAATCAAGTTGTACAAGGGTAGCACAGGATGGCAGTTCACTTTGCTCTAAGCTAAAAGATCTTGATGATCCTCAGTGCAGTCTTCTGTTACTCAGACATTGCCACGTCCCAAAAATGAATCATCTTGCCAGGACTATATCTCCCAGGGATGTATCAGAAGCTGCGGGTATCCATGACCTCCTTACCAGAAAGACTTTCACTGACATCATAGGATTGGATCGGTTGGACGACACCAAGTGGAAACAAGCATCCCTGAAAATTAAATTCGGTGGATTCGGGCTCACGTCAATTCGAGGTACAGCTCCTGCTGCATTTTTGGCAGCATGGGCACACTCACTTAAAGAACTCCCCAACAGATTTCCATCAATGTGTCGAGACTTAGAAAATCTCTATCAAAGCAGCCCTAAGAATGATTCCTCTACCATAAGGTCAACCTTGTATCAAGCAGTGTCTAATCTTCCTCCCAAGTCAAACTtggacgatgaagaagaagttATATATCACACTCTAGAGGAGATGATCAAGAACCCCAGGAAACTACAGCATCGTTTATCAACGGACATTTCCTGCATGGAAGCAGCAACATTTACCAATAGAATAGTTGAGGAAAAGGACGCGGGAAGAATGAGATCCttgcaaggacgaggggcgGGAGGATGGCTTGAAACAGTCCCCACTTCAGACAAGCACGCACTAAAGCAGAATGAATTTCGTCTAGCGTCTTGTCTGAggttgggtgtctgtctgccattcagtcagctccttgtaaaatgtgagtgtggagcagagctggacagagaaggatatcacttgattacatgtaagtatgggggaggtcctgtctggacgcacaacaccctagtttctggatggagcgagtgtctcagcgatttgctcatatgccaccagattgagccaagacacagatacatccacactgaagatagaccagacatcacattttacgacgtagactcaggaacaacaaaagagatagatgttgctatggctcatccctggagcaaagataccatcaagggagcgtccacgacatgtggatatgcagcaacaaaacgagaggcaaggaaggaagtaaagtatcgcaaagaatcattaccagatggttctaagccttttgttactcctctggtgttcgaacactttggtcgttggggacccaaagcagaggaatttttaaatgagcttgcaaagaagtccaaagacatgctgggaaggaaaaatgaagcagcgtttagaagctattggagaagaagattttctgtgattattcagaaatgtaacagtagagttgttttaagaaagctatctaggctttcattgaattgtttggatggacaagacaagctagagatggacaaagccattcatagttctattcattaattaaaacgaagaacagtaggagagtagaacttttagtactgcagcaagtgatgtaagtagtgacgtttgatgacaataaaacaaatctgtctgtctgtctgtctgtctgtctgtctttctgtctgtctgtctgtctgtctgtctgtctgcctgtctgtttgtctgtctatctttatgtctctctgtttgtctgtttgtctgtttgtctgtctgtctgtgtttgtgtgtgtgtgtttgtgtgtgtgtgtgtgtgtgtgtgtgtgtgtgtgtgtgtgtgtgtgtgtgtgtgtgtatgtgtgtgtgtgtgtgtgtgtgtgtgtgtgtgtgtgtgtgtgtgtgtgtgtgtgtgtgtgtgtgtgtgtgtgtgtgtgttcatgcacTATGCATGTCTAATGTCACACCGgattttcatatttttttCTAGGAAATCTCCACTCTCGTGTTGTATCGACTGATAACATTTTTGGTTGCATCAAAAACAGATGACATCATGAACAGCCCACATTTACTGAAATTAAAGATGATGCGACGAACGTCAACACACTGCACACTAAATTAGTTGAATGTCCTGTTTCATAAAGTAAGCTGTCTACTGCACAgaataaactaaaattacatTGTGCCTTTAGTTGTGCATGGTTGTTGTTTATGTTATGACTAGATAAATGATATTATGTTTTTTATTGGTACAAGTATTGCCAGTATGTTACAATCTTagttaatagttaattaattaattaattaacgcgtGTGTATTCAAAGCAGAACCGTTTGGCGCGTGCGCGACTCTCCATATACAGAGTGATTGTCTACttctactgcgcatgcgtttaCGTGGGAACTCCTCGGACTCCAGACTTTAGTCGCAAATTCGAGCTATGTGAATTCAACTGCGTCTAATTTTGTTAAACTATATTTAAAAGTTTAGTTTATTGCATCAAAGTAAGTGTGCAACTATAGATTATCAGTAACTAATTATCATAGTTACACGAAGCGAAGTATACAAAcgtttgaattaattaatggacaaattaaacaactaaacacaTAAATACAGTTATTCTAACAGTTAGGCATACAAACGAGCAGACAAACTAGCCTCGGTTTCTCAAATTCGTTGGCGCTACACAtgtagtctcgcgcagccagcctcTTCCCCTTTTTCTTGCCTCGAAACAGTCAAAACAACGTTAGACAATGTTTATCTCACCTAGCTAGACGAAGGCTCGTAGGTAATCAGCTAGGATTTACCGTTTCCACAAAATCGCCTCTAACAGTGGGAGCATCAAACTAGACTTCTAAATTTGTGACTAGGAGCTTTCGTATAGACATTGTTTAGTGCTGTTTTGACTGTTTCGAGGCAAGAAAACGCGATAAATTGCGAAGTCGGGTTCAGGTGCAAGAAATCGACAAGAAATCGTCCAAAACGTGTTAGCTTGTGAGTCTGAAACGGTCGCAACGGTTTATTCGATTATTGGCTAAACATACAGTCTTAAGAATAACGGAATCGTAATCAGTGATAGCAGAACGAAATGTTACGACGCAACTGCAATAAAAGGCCTTTTTCGATAAATTATTCTTCAAAAGGGGCCCTTCATCACACATGCGTCGTAACATATTGTTCCTTACATGCTGATTGCGATTCCGTTATTCCTAAGACTGTAGGTTTAGGCAATAATCGAGTAAACCGTTGTGACCGTTTCAGACTCACAAAATCGTTCGTTTTGGGTCGATTTCTTGCATCTGAAACCGACGTTTGCAATTTATCGCGTTTCTTGCATAGAAACAAtttaaatcaatcaatacgCAATCAAATCATGTTTTCTCATGTAGACAAAGGCTCCTAGCTAGCCACAAAAGTTTGATGCTCCAAGGAAGCGATTTTGTGAAGATTTGTAAATCTTAGCTGATTAGCTACGAGCCTTCGTATAGTTAGATGAGATAAACATTGTTTAGTGTTTAGTGTTTTTTGACTGTTGCTATGCGAGAAAACGCGATAAATTGCAAAAGTCGGTATCATGCAGGTACAAGGAATTGACAAGAAATCGTCCAAAACGGGCGAAATTTGTGAGTCTGCAACGGTTTACTCGATTATTGGCTAAACATACAGTCTTAGGAATAGCGGAATGGTAATCAGCGATAGAGATCAAAATGTTACGACTCAACTGCAATGAAGGGCATTATCATAAATTCTTAACATGATTCCTCAAAAGAGGCCCTTTATCACTATTGAATTGCGTCGTAACGCTATTGTTTCTTACACGCTGATTACGATTCCGTTATTCCTAAGACTGTATGTTTAGCCAATAATCGAGTAAACTGTTGCGACAGTTTCAGACTCACAAAATTCCCGTTTTGGACGATTTCTTGTCGATTTCTTACGCCTGAAACCGATTTTGCAATTTATCGCGCTTTCTCGCATAGAAACAATTTAGATCAATCAATACCCCGATCAAACAATGTTTTTCTCAACTAGACAGAGACTCTTAAAGAGCTATCTAGACTATAGTCACAAAAAGTTCGATGCTCCAAACGGTAAATCCTAGCTCAGACTAGCTACGAGCCTTCGTCTACAGATGAGATAGACATTGTTTAGTGCTGTTTTGACTGTTTCTAGGCAAGAAAACGCGATAAATTGCAAAAGTCGGTTTCAGGTGCAAGAAATCGACAAGAAATAGTTCAAAACGGGCGATTTTGTGAGTCTGAAACGGTCTCAACGGTTTAATGGATTGCTGGCTAAATATACAGTTTTAGGAATAACGGAATGGTAATCAGCGTGTAAGGAACAATATGTTACGACACAACTGTGATGAAGGGCCCCTTTTGAGAAATCTGTAAATTTGTTATTGTCGGAAATCGTTCTTGTATTTGAATTAACTTACATTTATTACATCAAAGTAAGCGTGTAAATACACTCTAATCTCACGACTATGAATACTGGAATTATAGTGAccaattaacttaattaattaattaaataaataaataaataattaaataaataaataaataattaaataaataaataaataaataaataattaattaattaattaattaattaactacgcCTAAGTAAAATATAGTTAGAGATAGCAGTGAATACATGCCATTGTGCGGACAGTCTTTATgagtattttaattaattaatttatgatgAATAATGCCAGTTAAAATAAAATTGGCAATTATCACGCGACATTGCTTGATCTCTCGGATATAAACATTTGTCTTAGCGTACTGTACTAGAAGTAGTAGTGGGAATTTATTTTCAAAACACGCGTATAGTGTTGCGTAGCTAGACCCTACATCATACAGATGGATGGGATAGATAGAAACCACGTGTGCTACACGCCTGCGCAGTACGTTGGTCTAGTTATTGTAATCACGTGATCTAGCGCGATTTTTAGCACGTGTTAGATCAAACCACTGTGTTGTGATATATTTGAAAAAACCTTAATTTATAGTTAGTAGTAACTGCAGTTAGAAATAGagcaaataaaattaatatgaGACTCTTCCAATCCCATGAAGACACTAATCTGTACAAAATGTTGAACTGTAAATAGTCTAAAACTTTTAGTTGGCCAGACACACACGAGTAGCAATGTCTTGATTGGAAGTGCACCTCAATGACACTTCTAGGTCTAAAGAGGAAGCATCAAGAGAACAACTAAGTTggttaactgtcacgtgataaatTCTCagaaatacagtatatacaatTAATGTACACAAATTCTCTAACAACATTCAACCTATTTACAACACCAGTTGCCTTGCACATCAACCAGCATCATTTACTAGTTCAATACAAGCAAGAGCCTTCTTGATTCGGAAGAACTGCAAGCTCTAAACAAATCAAATACTATATgagccatgcatgcatatacagtACAAAGTCAGTATacataccaacagacacaAGTTCGTGATGAAAATGACCAACAGTATCATAGCACAATAGTGAACGTGTACAGGTATACTGCAATCATCCAATTCAGGACACACATGTTTGTCATCGTCCAGTGTGATATAAGGCCAGTCCACAACAGTTCGAATCCACTGCACGAGTGTATAAGAGAACGAGCCCACAAAGATGAACACCAACTGCCCAACCAGCAGGCCATCAACAAACAGCGCAGCTTTCGTCACAAGTGGGCGCTCAACAAAATCCAATGCACCCAGTACATCAAGCAATAGAAAAGAACCGGACACAATCAACAGCAGAGTGGATGCTATGCTGGCCAGCGTACACGCATTCATGTCTGCGTGAAGCCAACACATGGAAGTAAAATGACCGTCCAAAATAATGTACATCAACTCTCCACTGAGTATCCCCCGCGCAACAGTAGTCAACACCTGCAACAAGTAAACTTGAGTCTACACCTATGGCCATATGTTGTACGGGCGTTTCCGGAAATTCCGGAAAACAGGCTGATAGCGAGCAGTAGAGCAAACAAGGCGTCTCAATTATGATGTACAAGGAGGTGATACTACAGGCAGTAGAGTTTGGCGTTTGTATCCGATCCGGGGTGCGCAGCTAGTGTCAGTGTGAACGCTAGAACTAGTAGACTGTTAACTTGGTTGCTCACCAGGAAGACGATTCGCATCGTTCTCAAGCGCGTCAGCATTCGTTTGAGATCCATAACATTCCGATAAATCGGACACTCTAAGAGAAGTGACTCAAGTATCGCGTATCCCGGACGCAGTGGTCTGTGACGTCATGTTCAACGTAAAGTCTAGTTCTGATGACGTCAGAAAGTGTTGTGCGTATGtacagacaaaaacaagaaagggtatagtcttgtgtagccagCCCTTGGGAAGAGTCTGCAGCAGCACGCGTACACGGGGAGTGTTCTTGTTCTCCGCTTGTGCATTATCTGCATtcctacattaattaaacatatgcatgcatatgaaGTTTATATTAACTACAGAAGTGCACGTGTATACGTACTTACTGGTCTATTGGCCATGTGGGCTGTTAAGTGGATGGTGCAGCATACTAGGACGACTTGCATCTCCGGCGTTGTaatgttatacgggaaccgggcacgagggcgcgagagggtctggtacgaggctacaatgcatgcatgcatgcatcgcTGTCGTTGTTGCACGTTGCGCGagactacagtacactgtactaaaAAGATTCATTGCCTGCGCGTTGTCACGTGCACCTTATATCTTGATGGTGTACGAGATCACTAAGGCGGTGGGCTCTAGTGAGAGCAGCGACTTCAGGCCGTCATTAGCTAGTCTACACTACGCATCTAGATGCGCATGCGTTGCGTCCACACCTACGCcgggaaacggaagatatttttgctaatatccgggtcttgaaaaaacacgcccacagtcgtttgccagtctacgaccgtcggagagctgccgtgtttgatgcacctgttccccgaaacgccagcaacgtcttcgaagagacgacgttcagtgAAACTGTCGAATaggcgagagtcggcattcgttatatacggggaacggattatccgggcaagtattgcacgtgacttg
It contains:
- the LOC134195161 gene encoding uncharacterized protein LOC134195161; amino-acid sequence: MFDSESASNLDLDISLAHPWSADAFPSSADRTGVAAKQRENRKAAKYSQQKLPGTSVLKAIPLVFEHFGAWGEEARNFLRKLAAFSSDEVGQPNAPEFVDFWRKRFSVQLQKCNARVIQKKLNVLCGGCQIPESLSTQFFYH
- the LOC134194609 gene encoding uncharacterized protein LOC134194609, with the protein product MENNPGLSVLCTDVKNAFNSVSRDSILSQVMKVFPEIYHHVRQMYDSPSTLIYVKGKDIVKLQSEEGVHQGDPLGPVLFSIALQPIIASVQDRHQDTTMLAYLDDVYVVGLPESSISVFDDVKGSLKDVGLTIRDEKCKLYYPDAPEHFATTVPITRVGVHVLGTPIGAPSYIQSSCTRVAQDGSSLCSKLKDLDDPQCSLLLLRHCHVPKMNHLARTISPRDVSEAAGIHDLLTRKTFTDIIGLDRLDDTKWKQASLKIKFGGFGLTSIRGTAPAAFLAAWAHSLKELPNRFPSMCRDLENLYQSSPKNDSSTIRSTLYQAVSNLPPKSNLDDEEEVIYHTLEEMIKNPRKLQHRLSTDISCMEAATFTNRIVEEKDAGRMRSLQGRGAGGWLETVPTSDKHALKQNEFRLASCLRLGVCLPFSQLLVKCECGAELDREGYHLITCKYGGGPVWTHNTLVSGWSECLSDLLICHQIEPRHRYIHTEDRPDITFYDVDSGTTKEIDVAMAHPWSKDTIKGASTTCGYAATKREARKEVKYRKESLPDGSKPFVTPLVFEHFGRWGPKAEEFLNELAKKSKDMLGRKNEAAFRSYWRRRFSVIIQKCNSRVVLRKLSRLSLNCLDGQDKLEMDKAIHSSIH
- the LOC134195129 gene encoding uncharacterized protein LOC134195129 isoform X1; its protein translation is MQVVLVCCTIHLTAHMANRPVLTTVARGILSGELMYIILDGHFTSMCWLHADMNACTLASIASTLLLIVSGSFLLLDVLGALDFVERPLVTKAALFVDGLLVGQLVFIFVGSFSYTLVQWIRTVVDWPYITLDDDKHVCPELDDCSIPVHVHYCAMILLVIFITNLCLLSLQFFRIKKALACIELVNDAG
- the LOC134195129 gene encoding uncharacterized protein LOC134195129 isoform X2, producing the protein MDLKRMLTRLRTMRIVFLVLTTVARGILSGELMYIILDGHFTSMCWLHADMNACTLASIASTLLLIVSGSFLLLDVLGALDFVERPLVTKAALFVDGLLVGQLVFIFVGSFSYTLVQWIRTVVDWPYITLDDDKHVCPELDDCSIPVHVHYCAMILLVIFITNLCLLSLQFFRIKKALACIELVNDAG